GACTTAGTGTGTAGGGGGTGGGCCTGCTGAGTTAGGGGACTCTGCAAGGACATGTAATGAGCTGAAAACCAGAAGTCAGGCACAGAGGCAGTCTCCATGTCTGCTCAGCCACCCATAGCCTTGGAATCCTGGGATTAAGCTAAGACGGAGCTAGCTGGGCCTTTGGGACAGGATGTAGCTTAGAGGGTGCACAGCTTCCTGGTTCAAGGTGAGGTTTaggcaggaaagagaggggagagaagaccCATCCTCTGTTAGCGCAGCTACTGATGTGAGCAGTGTGGCCCAGAAGAACAGATTGGGAGCCTGAGGTCACCCGGTGTCTCCCCCAGGGATCTGTGGCTCTTGTGCCATGAACATCAACGGAGGCAACACTCTAGCGTGCACGCGCAGGATCGACACGGACCTCAGCAAAGTCTCCAAAATCTACCCTCTTCCGCATATGTATGTGATCAAAGATCTAGTCCCTGTAAGTGTGTGGCTCTCCCATCGTGGCAGGGGGTGGTGtcttgctggaggaggagggggagggggaggaggactgTGGTGTTTGGAGCGGGCCAGGCCTGGGTGGTCACAGCTTCTTTGGTGGATGTGATGGAACAATCAGACACTCCCGATGTTTATGGCAAGGGGTTTCCACAGTATCCACAGAGGCATTAGGAATCCCCTTCCCAGATCCACACCAGTGTGGCGTGTGTGACACGGAGATCCTGAAGCTCAGATGCCAGGTTTGCTTGGGCATAGAGACTTAGAATTTCCGAGTTGGGACAGCCCGAGAAAGGAAGGATTTGGCCATAGCTGCAAAGTATCTGTGTAACGTCTCGGGGGGGTGGGGGCGAGCAGGGAGGCTTGActctctcccagtccctccctctgctgcctcGAGTGCCGCCGTGACTTGAGGCAGCAGGAGAAAAGACTGCAGATACCATAACTTCAGCTGGTGTGGAGATTTCCCAGCTCTGTGGCCAACACTGACCGTGTTCCCTTCCAGAACTGTCATTTGTCACAGCCTCTGAAGAGTTTGGTTTCTGTCTGTGGTGGTGGGAAAGTGCATGGTGTATGTGAGACAATATGAAGGCAGCAGCTGCAGACCCTGCCAAGATCTgatccctcccctctttctcctttccctcaggaTTTGAGTAACTTCTATGCACAATACAAATCCATTGAGCCTTATCTGAAGAAGAAGGATGAGTCCCAGGAGGGCAAGCAACAGTATCTGCAGTCCATCGAGGACCGGGAGAAGCTGGTCATTACTTAAACCTATTGTCATGGTTGGCAGGGTGCTTCTGGAAGTaagagggtggggggagcagtAGGGTGACACAGAACACTTATCGTGCTCTGAAAGAAACTGGGGAGTTGCCAGGCTGTGGACGGGGCTCAGTGGCAGAACCTTTATCTAGTGTGCTCAAGACCCTGAGtccatccccagtgctggagagggaaGGACAAAGAGCAGCTGACCCAGGCTGGACACCCTCCCTCACCATCGGGTGGCCACGATTGCCTGTGAAGGCCCAAGTGGACCAAGGAGCGGGCACAGCCGAGTGCTGCCTTCTGGGCCGGCATTGCTATGTGGCAGGAGAGAGCGGTGTCTAAGATGCCTGCGCTGTCGAGGTTGATGGGCACCACCAAGCTGGGGAGGGGGGCTAAtgacacacactcatgcacacactcacggacgagtgtgtgtgtgtgtgtgtgtgtgtgtgtgtgtgtgtgtgtgtgtgtgtggcacgtGCTGGCCATTCAGTCTCAGCACCACCACTTCAGACAGAGGGCAGGAGGCTGGGGCTTTTGTCTGTGACAGTGGTGGGGGGCAGGCAGGACTGAAGTAGAGCCTTGCCATGTCTGACTGGTTGGTGCTGGCCTTCTGGAGTTGCTACTCTTGGGTCAGGGCAcagtttttcttttgaggcagggctaTATCACAAGCTGACCCgactgcctcccctcccacatGCCCTGTATCTGTGCTGCTGCGGTTCCATCCCAGAGCTGTGTGTTTCTACAATAAGACTGTGCCACTGAGCCTGTCCCCAGTCCTGGGCTGTGACACCTTGAGTGGAGGATTTAGTGTCCAGCTTTCCACCGCTGTTCCTCCCTAAGAAGTCCTATCTGACAGGCAAGCACATCGACTCAGCTAGTGGGCCAAGCCTTCTGGCCCTAACCTCTGGCCCTGGATATTTTGCCAGTGTCAGTACATGAGTGCTTAATGGATCTCTTATCTTTAAAGTCACAGAAAGCGTGCTGGTCCATCCTCACGGGAATGGTCGGTCAGTGATGCTCCAATGCCAGTGAGCGTTTTCACGAGGGTATCCCTGCCCTTCGCCATTTCTACCTCCCAGTCTTACACATTCCAACCCAGGCTGGGCACAGTGAGGAAGCCTTGCCTTGAGGTGGCTTTATTAGGAAGTGAAGGCCTCTGGATTCCCAATAATAAAGGTTTCCTCATATAAAGACCTACATGAGAACCAGGCATAGTgattcatgcctgtaattctagcacttggagtctgagccaggaggattctcatgaattcaaggccagcctgaactacatagtaagttccaggccagcccaggctacagagtatcaaaaacaaacacacacgcacacacacacacacaaacgcacacacacatatacataccaacATGAAGCCGGggctgtaactcagtggtagaggccTTGCCTGGCTTGCACAGGCCCAGAACTCTTATCTCCAGTACCACATGAAACATGGCCATAAATAACAGACATTTGTGTAACATTTGTGTGGTTTCTTAATATGTTACATGTAAATAATTGAATATAGTATgaactacttttaatttttttccatttctctgtgtgtgtgtgtgcacgcacatgcatgcacaagggCACAGGCATGCTCAATGTATAACTGAGGGTGAAATCTCAGGCTTGCAAAGTCTGAGTTTGCTGTTGATCCACTTGTGCTACATCAGGTTTTTGCCACATGTGCTATGAAGCCATCCTGCCACTGTTGCCTAATGACAGTATGGCTGACCTCTTACCACAAATCCAGTCACGGCAGGCAGCTGTCTGCCTCCAGCGGGTCTTCAGCTGCTGTGTTGGCTGTCCTGTCTCCGTCGGCTGCCCCTGTCCATCCCTCTGGGTGGCTGCTTgatgccagaaccaggaagtcCAACTTACTGGGCACAGAGAGGACTTGAGGGACCAAGTtgacccctccttcctccctggagTTCAAGGGTCAGTGTGTGAGACATGGCGGGCAGCTTAGGGTGCTCCTGAGGCCTGCCCAGCTCGACAGACACTGGACAGACTGCCAGAGAGCCTCACTGCAGCCTGAACCCCCGTGGGAGCCTCCATGGGAGCTCCTCTTTCATGGCTCTCGGGTCCATGGGGGTGTTTAGTGATTCTTGAATCTATATGCGTGGTTGTTGGACTTTAGGCCCTGGTCTCTGGTCCAGAAGAGGTTTCTCTTGCATTACAAGATCTTTTTTTATGAATCTATTACACTGCCACACACCACCCTTGGCATGTCACCAAGAAATCACACAGGTGGGCTGGCCCTCTGCCGTGCGCTGGCACCTGGTCTctgacctcctttctctccacacAGGACGGGCTGTATGAGTGCATCCTGTGTGCCTGCTGCAGCACCAGCTGCCCCAGCTACTGGTGGAACGGAGACAAGTACCTGGGGCCTGCAGTCCTCATGCAGGTGCGGCGCCCCCGCCTCAAACAGCCAGAGGTCCTAGAGGGTGGTGGCCTGCTAGAGGCAGCTACCTGCAGAAGGGTGCCATCCTGCGCCGTGCAGGCACCGGGGAGACCAGCTCATTGGGCTCACGTAGCTCTCAGCGCGTCTGAAACTTCACCTTGCTGTGCCTTTGTAGTGGGGAGGGCCACCCCAAAGGGAGGGGCCCAGTGTGAGCTGGATCCTTGTGTGGATGAGAGAAGTGTCGGGATGCTGGGCTGGGGGCTGCTTAGAAAGAAACAGTTTTGTCATTGCCTGTCACATGTGTACAGCTCAGGGAAAAAATGTGTCCATTCCCAGGAAGCTGCTTTTCAGATCTGTGGTCAGTGCTTTTCAGAGAGTGTTAGGCAACTCAAGATAACTTGATGTTTCTGACTTTCCAGTAAAAAGGAAGTCACTGGCTATGTGACCATACAGTAGTGTCGACCTTGCTGTGTGCAGGCAGGTGCACTCGCACACGGTGCTTGCTTCCCAGCATCTGAGTTGTTGAGAACCACACAGGTCTCAGTAACACAGCTGGGGCCAATCCAGGGCCCTGTAGTAAGCCATTGTGAGTTTGCTGCTCTCGGGGCATGTGTTGATTGACAGAAAGTAGACAAACTGTCTATGATGGTATCATAGCTCATTAACCTGTGAGCCCTtgaacttggggaggaagggatgagTTCAGGCCAGGCGTTGGTGCAGACCTAGCCTTAAAATGACAAGCCAGGCATGACGGTGTGCCCCTGTCACtttagcactcaggagtcagagggaggcagatctctgtgttccaggCTGGCTAGGGCTgtccagtgagaccctgtctcacagcGTCTGTTCAGTCAGCGGCAGGTCTTAGCACAGGCAGCACAGGCTGTAAGGAGAGACAGACGTTTGCACACACAGCCCACCCTCCCTAATTAGAACCTGGAGGGACATGAAAGGAGCTGACGCCCAGTCAGTACCTCATCCTTAAGCACCGAGGTGCCAAGCACAGGGTGGATCAAAGGCTCATGGACACCGGGGTTAGGAAAGAGCTAGGAGCCTTCCCACAAGGCAAGAACTCCAGAGCAATGGCAGGCTTCTGCCAGCCCTGGCTCAGCTGACATGCCCTGCTTTCCCAGGCCTATCGATGGATGATCGACTCCAGAGACGACTTCACAGAGGAGCGCCTGGCCAAGCTGCAGGACCCCTTCTCTGTTTACCGCTGCCACACCATCATGAACTGCACACAGACCTGCCCCAAGGTACGGCAGGAGTGGCTGGGCCTGATGGATGCCTGATGTTTCAGTTGTGGCTTGGAATGGCTCTCAGTCACAGACTCCACCAGGTCCCAAGAGAGGCAGGCCTTACCTGTGGGGCCACAGAGGTGGAAGGGGCAAGATGCTCCAGGACCCAACGCTGTGGGAGGCAGGTAGCTCTGGGAGGCAGGGTCCCTCAGCTTGTGTCACAGCTCTGGCTACTGATGTGCTTCAGCCAGTGTGGCAGGCAGGCGTCTGCTCTGCAGAGCTACTGCGGACTCAGGCCATCCGCCTCCCTGGTCCCCACCCTCTCCtcatttcttttgttgctgtgttGTCCTGTTTGAGACAGATTGTCTCTACATAGCCATTGCTGTCCCAGAGCTCActctgtcccggaactcactggCCTTGAAttgagcctgcctctgcctcctaagcgctGTGACTAAAGGCATCCATTTAATTAATCGGGGAAACTCTGCTAcagtgcaccaccaccgcccggctcccaCCCCTGAGAGAGAACTCTTGGGCCATCTGTGGGTTGGCTGCTTTCTGATCTGGTACCAGCTGTGGACGTGTCAGCCTTGGTCAGGAACTATGAGGGGTGACCCTGACTGCCCTCAGTCAGGGGCTGGGCAGCAGGATAGGAAGCTGTAGGGCAGCCACTTAGCAGGGTAAAGGGACCTTTGCTAGAAGGACCCAGCCTCCAGCATCAGGGCAGGCGAGAGCTACTCGGGAGAGTGTGGCTCTGCCCTGGGAAGGCAGCCATGCCGCACACGGGTGTACTGTGTCCGCCCCGCCTTTCCCGTGCCACACCCCTCTGTACCTTTTCACCTTGTGTACCTTGGAGATCAATGGCTTTGTTAATATGTGAAGAGCCTGTCTTCCAAAGTGCGaggccctccctcccccaacctcagATAAGTCAGTCCTGCCTGGCACCTGCAGTCCCCTCCCCGCTTTTGCAAGGCTGGCCCTGACTAGATGCTTATCATCGGTCCTGCAAACAAGCTGCGGGCCGTGCTGCAGCCAGGCTGCTGGTGTTAGCCGCCAGTCAGACGCGAGGTAGGAAGCAGTCTCAGGGCTGTTTCTTACAGTGCTTTTGAGAGGATGTAGTCTCTGCCATCCCTGATTTACTGACAGCAGTAACGGCAGGCGTCTGGCGAATCCTGACTTTGGCCTGTGGTCCTAGAGGAAGCTCCACCCTGGGTGTCCTGAGCAGTCAGGGGCTGCCTGGCGTGGGTCAGCGTGGGACAGGCCTGTGCTGGGTCTGCACAGCACCCTCCTGGAAAGGGGCTTCGCTGCCACCGCTGTTAcctcccaccatgcctggtactgaagttctccctcccctccagggTCTGAATCCAGGGAAAGCGATTGCTGAAATCAAGAAGATGATGGCGACCTACAAGGAGAAGCGGGCCTTGGCTTAACCCTGTCCGTGCTAAGTGTGCCTGTCAGCTCTGGCATCAAACAGCTGGGGTCTCCCTAAGTTCAGCATATGTAATAAACATTTAAGATAAGTAGGCATTACTCTCCATCATTACCAAAAGCAGTTGGAACTGAGTTCTTGCTGCCGAAGACTGTGAAGACACCAGGAAATCCTTGTCCTTGAAGAGGTGGGCAGAGCTCCAGACCTGAGCCCCGATGAGGATTGCACACAACCAGGGCAGGAGTGTTtccccagcatcacacacaccTTGCCCCTCTGTGAGAAAGGACTTGTAACCTCCTCACCTGCCACGTAGTCCCACGTAGTGCCACATAGTCCCACGTAGTCCCACAGTATTAGCTAGCAGCCATGAGCAAAAGCTGTTTgcagtcttgtttgtttgttttgagacagggtttctctgtgtagccctggctgtcctggaactcactttgtagaccaggctggcctcgaactcagaaattcacctgcctctgcctcctgagtaccgggattaaagacgtgcgccaccagaCCCGGCACTTCAGGACTACATACAGGCCAGCCTCTCTGCGCCATGGATCAAGGTCTGAGATTCATTCCAGCACACGGCGGCAATCACCCTGACCACGCAAGCTGATAGGTTCCACAGATAACCTCTCGAGGCCTCACAAGGCAAAGCTGCGTCCCCCGCCACAGCTGCCTGCCCCGGCCCCCCTTCAAACCACACGGGTGATGCTAGACCAGCAACACACAATGGGAAGcaggccactgaggcaggagttgagaccagcctaggctacatagcaaattccaggccagcctgagctacagagcaaaaTTGAGAAAATACGGACAAATGAAAGGCCTCCTGTCCTGCATTCTGCATTTGTTTCCTGAATGTTTGACCAATCTAAAAATTCCCTTCAAGCCAGACGTGTTAGGTGGCGGTAGTGGATGCCACCCAGTGTGTAGGTGACAGGAGTGTGTGGTATTATCCTCCACCCCTGCATTCGCAGCCACTGAGTAACAGATTTAACTGTTCCGGCGTTAAAATATTTGGGCACCACTCTTGCTTGACTTAACTTTCTGCACTGACAGACTGGTCTAGAGGTCAAAATGGAGTCGCTCCTGTTAAAGTTCTGCACACCAACCAGATGTTCCCTAACCTAACTAAGCCAGAGAGGAAACAGTCAGGCCTGACCCAGGGGTCACCTGGTGCTTGCCAGGCAGCCGCTTCCATCCTCTGTCCTGGTCACACCCTACAAGAACAGTaactttgaatcttttttttttatctttaagatttattttatttattagcacactgtatctgtcttcaga
Above is a window of Mus pahari chromosome 6, PAHARI_EIJ_v1.1, whole genome shotgun sequence DNA encoding:
- the Sdhb gene encoding succinate dehydrogenase [ubiquinone] iron-sulfur subunit, mitochondrial isoform X2 — translated: MAAAAGVSLKRGLPAAVLGRVGLQACRGAQTAAAAAPRIKKFAIYRWDPDKTGDKPRMQTYEVDLNKCGPMVLDALIKIKNEVDSTLTFRRSCREGICGSCAMNINGGNTLACTRRIDTDLSKVSKIYPLPHMYVIKDLVPDLSNFYAQYKSIEPYLKKKDESQEGKQQYLQSIEDREKLDGLYECILCACCSTSCPSYWWNGDKYLGPAVLMQAYRWMIDSRDDFTEERLAKLQDPFSVYRCHTIMNCTQTCPKGLNPGKAIAEIKKMMATYKEKRALA
- the Sdhb gene encoding succinate dehydrogenase [ubiquinone] iron-sulfur subunit, mitochondrial isoform X1, which codes for MAAAAGVSLKRGLPAAVLGRVGLQFQACRGAQTAAAAAPRIKKFAIYRWDPDKTGDKPRMQTYEVDLNKCGPMVLDALIKIKNEVDSTLTFRRSCREGICGSCAMNINGGNTLACTRRIDTDLSKVSKIYPLPHMYVIKDLVPDLSNFYAQYKSIEPYLKKKDESQEGKQQYLQSIEDREKLDGLYECILCACCSTSCPSYWWNGDKYLGPAVLMQAYRWMIDSRDDFTEERLAKLQDPFSVYRCHTIMNCTQTCPKGLNPGKAIAEIKKMMATYKEKRALA